In the Anastrepha obliqua isolate idAnaObli1 chromosome 1, idAnaObli1_1.0, whole genome shotgun sequence genome, one interval contains:
- the LOC129243242 gene encoding uncharacterized protein LOC129243242, which yields MYLQKLRSGQVLCLFFATYVIVVPGTGAAPNLLTSYLPASMQALAYYIDYLQYEPISTTTVEPPFSVSDDELTNTFNASPTTTPSPFSTSKPSSWISSGSLWGSTSTKPPTTRPPPTRPSPNQSTTTSSWWQPPIWWHSTTTTTKKPTAPPTPTHKPGLYAPVKSPPIKTQPQQRVGQEVFDEIGDNTEGFDKLTLALIRDIQTETEHDEFTNDVESLDNFLRLYDDNYGRAAFDTDNTLDRWSSTSTAGKKRVPPTKPYVEFLLVYDLLKRDAKAANLSKYEGYSEELLRDLHELSSASAERQLYTLFKRMLDRGDVQRSDVVSRIQGIMKDLANPKSATVKELRYIPAMPFEL from the coding sequence ATGTATTTGCAAAAGCTTCGTTCCGGTCAAGTGTTGTGCTTGTTTTTTGCCACCTACGTCATTGTTGTGCCAGGCACAGGAGCAGCTCCCAATTTACTGACTAGTTATTTGCCTGCTTCCATGCAAGCGCTCGCCTATTACATCGACTATTTGCAATACGAGCCAATATCGACTACCACAGTCGAGCCACCGTTTAGTGTAAGCGATGACGAATTGACTAATACATTTAATGCTTCACCAACGACAACACCGTCACCATTCTCTACAAGTAAACCCTCATCGTGGATCTCTAGTGGTTCACTATGGGGTAGTACGTCTACCAAGCCTCCAACAACACGACCACCACCAACACGACCATCACCAAATCAAAGCACCACAACGTCTAGCTGGTGGCAACCACCCATTTGGTGGCATTCCACCACAACAACTACCAAGAAGCCTACAGCGCCGCCAACACCCACACACAAACCAGGTCTTTATGCGCCAGTAAAGTCGCCACCAATCAAAACTCAACCGCAGCAACGTGTAGGCCAAGAGGTTTTCGATGAAATTGGCGATAATACAGAGGGCTTTGATAAGTTGACATTAGCGCTAATACGTGACATTCAAACTGAGACAGAACACGACGAATTCACCAACGATGTGGAGTCCTTGGATAATTTTTTGCGCCTTTACGATGACAACTATGGTCGTGCTGCATTTGATACCGACAATACGTTGGATCGTTGGTCCAGCACATCGACAGCAGGTAAAAAACGTGTACCACCCACAAAACCGTATGTGGAATTTCTACTTGTCTATGATCTGTTGAAACGTGACGCTAAAGCGGCTAACCTTAGCAAATACGAGGGCTATTCGGAGGAGCTGTTGAGAGATTTGCACGAACTGTCCAGTGCTTCGGCGGAACGCCAACTGTATACGCTTTTCAAGCGTATGTTAGATCGCGGTGATGTACAACGTAGCGACGTAGTCTCTCGCATCCAGGGTATAATGAAGGACCTAGCCAATCCGAAGAGTGCTACTGTAAAGGAGTTGCGCTACATTCCAGCTATGCCATTTGAGCTATGA